A stretch of the Chlamydia pecorum E58 genome encodes the following:
- the dut gene encoding dUTP diphosphatase, translating into MTIFCELEAQDLLPEYTTEGAAGADLKANIEEPIALLPGQRVLIPTGLRVEIPLGYELQVRPRSGLALKHGITVLNTPGTIDSDYRGEIGVILINLGESTFIIEPKMRIAQAVFTSVVQARFVSINQEESLTATARGEKGFGHTGEC; encoded by the coding sequence ATGACTATATTTTGCGAATTAGAAGCTCAAGATTTGCTTCCTGAATATACCACGGAAGGTGCCGCAGGAGCTGATTTGAAAGCCAATATTGAAGAACCCATTGCTTTGTTGCCAGGGCAGAGAGTTCTTATCCCCACAGGGCTAAGAGTAGAAATTCCCTTAGGCTATGAATTGCAAGTCCGGCCAAGGAGTGGGTTGGCTTTGAAGCATGGGATTACCGTATTAAATACTCCAGGAACCATAGATTCTGATTATCGAGGAGAAATTGGAGTCATCTTAATAAATCTTGGGGAAAGTACGTTTATCATTGAACCCAAGATGCGTATAGCACAAGCTGTGTTTACTTCTGTAGTACAGGCAAGATTCGTTTCTATAAATCAGGAAGAGAGCTTGACAGCGACAGCTCGAGGAGAAAAGGGGTTCGGGCATACTGGAGAATGCTAA